The Gallus gallus isolate bGalGal1 chromosome 31, bGalGal1.mat.broiler.GRCg7b, whole genome shotgun sequence genome includes a region encoding these proteins:
- the LOC107056128 gene encoding platelet glycoprotein VI-like: protein MGVKGFQDYIEKHCNSTVVPVELQKLARGSLVGGAEGWQQPPQTLLRLLIEADSCLHWLYGGFYMGPSLSLHPSQGVSLGDNVTLRCHLPRLAAWVWLYQERGWSYNKGKEKEQDAAEFFFVSTLREHAGRYWCQYRVSWSVGASEKSDPVELVLTDHSYSPPSISIHPEQHVEMGTNITIRCWNKDYGATFLLHKDGSSDPIKHQDPSGGGAANFTFLAMTPADSGTYRCSYRLRGYPFVSSPPGDSVMLEVTPTAALSGGSEPPICIPPVMDGWLCLCIQSA, encoded by the exons ATGGGAGTGAAGGGCTTCCAGGACTACATCGAGAAGCACTGCAACAGCACCGTGGTGCCTGTcgagctgcagaagctggcgCGGGGCAGCCTGGTGGGCGGGGCggaggggtggcagcagcctCCGCAGACCTTGCTGCGCCTCCTCATCGAAGCCGACAGCTGCCTGCACTGGCTCTATGGTGGCTTCTACATGG gaccctccctgtcactgcaccccagccagggagtgtccctgggggacaatgtcaccctgcgctgccacctgccccggctggctgcctgggtctGGCTGTACCAGGAAAGAGGTTGGTCGTACAacaaggggaaggagaaggagcaggacGCGGCCGAGTTCTTCTTTGTTAGCACACTGCGGGAACACGCAGGTCGTTATTGGTGTCAGTACCGGGTGTCTTGGTCAGTAGGGGCATCAGAGAagagtgaccccgtggagctggtgctgacag ATCACAGTTATTCCCCACCCAGCATTTCCATTCACCCCGAGCAACATGTGGAGATGGGGACCAACATCACCATCCGCTGCTGGAACAAGGACTACGGGGccaccttcctcctgcacaaggatggGAGCTCAGACCCTATCAAGCACCAGGACCCCAGTGGTGGAGGTGCTGCAAACTTTACCTTCCTGGCGAtgaccccagctgacagtggcacATACAGGTGCTCCTATCGCCTCAGGGGTTACCCCTTTGTGTCCTCACCCCCTGGGGACAGCGTGAtgctggaggtgacacccacagctgcactCTCAGGTGGGTCTGAGCCCCCCATTTGCATACCCCCCGTCATGGATGGGTGGCTGTGTCTCTGCATCCAGTCTGCATAG
- the LOC112531171 gene encoding immunoglobulin superfamily member 1 isoform X1, giving the protein MAVAVILGWWLVTVSWAQQLPQPSLSLHPSQGVSLGNNVTLRCHLPRMATWVQLWLNGTLRFNKEKDKEQDAAEFSFAVTNLEDAGTYQCRYQVSEPLWTSNQSDPVELVLTGAKGRFHGNLVEAVLRGCAAVLVFSLGLYFVFDARSLWTWRDESAGVTPEMHKSVQLQGPSRDSEDLTYAEMPAAIPCSQPPTSPTAPQSPVIYTTVSTDLPR; this is encoded by the exons ATGGCGGTGGCCGTCATTCTCG gttggtggctggtgactgtgagctgggcacagcaat tgccccaaccctccctgtcactgcaccccagccagggggtgtcgCTGGGGAAcaatgtcaccctgcgctgccacctgccccgcaTGGCTACCTGGGTCCAGCTCTGGCTCAATGGAACTCTGAGatttaacaaggaaaaagacaaggagcaggatgcagctgagttctcctttgctgtcacaAACCTGGAGGACGCCGGGACATATCAGTGTCGGTACCAGGTGTCAGAGCCACTGTGGACATCAAATCAGAGTGACCctgtggagctggtgctgacag GTGCCAAGGGGCGGTTCCATGGGAACCTGGTGGAGGCGGtgctgaggggctgtgctgctgtcttggTCTTCAGCCTGGGCCTCTACTTCGTCTTCGATGCCCGCAGCCTCTGGACATGGAGAGATGAGAGTGCTG GTGTCACCCCTGAAATGCACAAGTCAGTGCAATTGCAG GGGCCCTCCAGGGACAGCGAGGATCTGACCTACGCCGAGATGCCAGCTGCCATCCCGTGCTCCCAGCCTCCCActtcccccactgccccccagtcCCCTGTCATCTACACCACAGTGAGCACTGATTTACCGCGCTGA
- the LOC101747711 gene encoding LOW QUALITY PROTEIN: osteoclast-associated immunoglobulin-like receptor isoform X1 (The sequence of the model RefSeq protein was modified relative to this genomic sequence to represent the inferred CDS: substituted 1 base at 1 genomic stop codon) — MATFTLFGVTPADTSIYWCFYHIADTYLLPSGLGGRVMLKVTWGPAPPGAEESHGNLVVVMVPRPSLSLHPSQGVSLGDTVTLRCHVPYPAAWVRLYQYKNATYIEQKDNVQDMAEFSLTSIKQEAAVIYQCHYQGLEPAGTLQKSDPVKLVMTDHRYPPPGISLSPEEHVEIGTNVTIRCWNNISGVAFFLHKDGHSAPIQRQKLSAGSTATFTLFGVTPADSGTYRCSYRIRGCCLLFSPLGDNVTLEVIPRPAPPGDNGGASRDLVAVVVGRWVAVIVFIIILTVSVLLVAQRXQMQRDERPGGEGFKWL; from the exons ATGGCCACCTTCACCCTCTTTGGGGTAACCCCAGCTGACACCAGCATCTATTGGTGCTTCTACCACATTGCAGACACCTATCTTCTGCCCTCAGGCCTTGGGGGCCGTGTGATGCTGAAGGTGACATGGGGACCTGCACCTCCAG gtgctgaggAGTCCCATGGGAAtctggtggtggtgatg gtgccccgaccctccctgtcactgcaccccagccagggggtgtcgctgggggacactgtcaccctgcgctgccacgTGCCTTATCCAGCTGCCTGGGTCCGACTCTATCAGTACAAAAATGCAACATACATCGAGCAGAAGGACAACGTGCAGGACATGGCTGAGTTCTCCTTGACTAGCATTAAACAGGAAGCTGCAGTGATATATCAATGCCATTACCAGGGGttggagcctgcagggacatTGCAGAAGAGTGACCCCGTGAAGCTGGTGAtgacag atcACAGGTATCCCCCACCTGGCATTTCCCTCAGCCCTGAGGAACACGTGGAGATCGGGACTAATGTCACCATCCGCTGCTGGAACAACATCTCAGGGGTTGCCTTCTTCCTGCACAAGGACGGGCACTCAGCCCCTATTCAGCGCCAAAAActcagtgctgggagcactgccaCCTTCACCCTCTTTGGGGTGACCCCTGCTGATTCTGGCACCTATAGGTGCTCCTACCGCATCaggggctgctgccttctgttctcACCCCTTGGGGATAATGTGACCCTGGAAGTGATTCCCAGACCTGCACCCCCAG GTGACAATGGGGGTGCCAGCAGGGACCTGGTGGCAGTAGTGGTGGGGCGCTGGGTTGCTGTGATTGTCTTCATCATCATCCTCACTGTCTCTGTCCTCCTCGTTGCCCAGAGATGACAAATGCAGAGAGATGAGAGGCCTGGTGGGGAAGGGTTTAAATGGCTTTga
- the LOC112531231 gene encoding free fatty acid receptor 3-like — protein sequence MLIFAVHALTFAVGFPASVFTFLTLLIKIWCHRPHPHLTAADLLLLNLITADLLVLLFLPFKMAEEAAMMVWPFPTALCPIANFCFYSSIYLSTLFMAALSVERYFGVVFPHRYNRRRRLWRTMAASAVLSVMALSHCSILFVAEYHREFGINGSEADGEGGLGVNVTKTRESGIRRISSPNTNCNISSLKSSACTTPNTPHIPTATPRTSQNASETQPSLGYHCYYDFSQAQLHFVLPLRLSLFLILFLIPSAITMFCYIRLIRALLTRPQIPLQKKYRTVGLAVVTMVNFGVCFGPFNISHVVGFVQQRSPEWRPYALLLTTLSAALDPFIFYFSSSAVRRAVSGVVGAIRGTMCGFWGWCWQRQ from the coding sequence ATGCTCATCTTTGCTGTCCACGCGCTGACCTTCGCCGTGGGATTTCCTGCCAGTGTCTTCACCTTCCTCACCCTCCTCATCAAAATCTGGTGTCACCGTCCTCATCCCCACCTCACTGCTGCCGACCTCCTCCTTCTCAACCTCATCACTGCCGACCTCCttgtcctcctcttcctccccttcaaGATGGCCGAAGAGGCAGCCATGATGGTGTGGCCCTTCCCCACAgcgctctgccccatagcaaacTTCTGCTTCTACTCCAGCATCTACCTCAGCACTCTCTTTATGGCTGCCCTCAGTGTGGAGCGCTACTTTGGGGTCGTGTTCCCGCACCGCTACAACCGGCGCCGGAGGTTATGGCGGACGATGGCTGCCAGCGCTGTCCTTTCAGTGATGGCATTGTCCCATTGTTCCATCCTTTTTGTGGCAGAATATCACAGAGAGTTTGGGATCAATGGGTCTGAGGCTGATGGGGAAGGTGGTTTGGGAGTGAATGTGACCAAGACCAGGGAATCCGGGATCCGCAGGATCTCCAGCCCCAACACCAACTGCAACATCTCCAGCCTCAaatcctctgcctgcacaaCCCCAAacacaccccacatccccaccgcCACCCCGCGGACTTCCCAGAATGCCTCTGAGACCCAACCAAGCCTGGGCTACCACTGCTACTATGACTTCTCTCAAGCCCAGCTGCACTTTGTCCTCCCACTGcgcctttctctcttcctcatcctcttcctcatcccctCTGCCATCACCATGTTCTGCTACATCCGCCTCATCCGTGCCCTCCTCACTCGACCCCAAATCCCGCTGCAGAAGAAGTACCgcactgtggggctggctgtggtcACCATGGTCAACTTTGGGGTCTGCTTTGGACCCTTCAACATCTCGCATGTGGTGGGCTTCgtgcagcagcgcagccctgaGTGGAGGCCCTACGCTTtgctcctcaccaccctcagcgCTGCGCTCGACCCCTTCATCTTCTATTTCTCCTCCAGTGCAGTGCGGAGGGCGGTCAGTGGGGTGGTGGGAGCAATTCGGGGCACAAtgtgtgggttttggggttggtgttGGCAGAGACAATGA
- the LOC112531107 gene encoding platelet glycoprotein VI-like isoform X1, with product MEPMAVNLILGWWLVAGSRAQQLPRPSLSLHPSRGVSLGNLVTLRCHLPRLAAWVWLYRGGGWSYKKGKKKEQDAAEFSFASTLREHAGRYRCQYRVYESAEVSVESDPVELVLTDVRYPPSSISLQPEQHVGTGTSVTIHCWNKDYGATFFLHKDGSSDPLQRQDSSGGGTATFTLFGVTPADSGTYRCSYRHWRYAFMSSPLGDSVMLEVTPTPAPPGAELVSRGNLVVAVVRGCAAVLIFALGVFFVIDARSLWIGRDESLGGKGI from the exons atggaACCAATGGCGGTGAACCTCATTCTCG gttggtggttggtggcaggaagcagagcacagcaat tgccccgtccctccctgtcactgcatCCCAGCcggggggtgtccctggggaatcttgtcaccctgcgctgccacctaccccggctggctgcctgggtctGGCTGTACCGCGGAGGAGGTTGGTCATacaagaaggggaagaagaaggagCAGGATGCAGCCGAGTTCTCCTTTGCTAGCACACTGCGGGAACACGCAGGTCGTTATCGGTGTCAGTACCGGGTGTATGAGTCAGCCGAGGTGTCAGTGGagagtgaccccgtggagctggtgctgacag ATGTCAGATATCCCCCATCCAGCATTTCCCTTCAGCCTGAGCAACATGTGGGTACAGGGACCAGTGTCACCATCCACTGCTGGAACAAGGACTATGGGGCCACGTTCTTCCTGCACAAGGATGGGAGCTCAGACCCTCTCCAGCGCCAGGACTCCAGTGGTGGGGGCACAGCCACTTTCACCctctttggggtgaccccagctgacagtggcacctACAGGTGCTCCTACCGCCACTGGCGCTATGCCTTTATGTCttcaccccttggggacagcgtgatgctggaggtgacacccacaccTGCACCCCCAG gtgctgagtTGGTGTCCCGtgggaacctggtggtggcagtggtgaggggctgcgctgctgtcCTTATCTTTGCCCTCGGCGTCTTCTTTGTCATCGATGCCCGCAGCCTCTGGATAGGGAGAGATGAGAGTCTGGGTGGGAAAGGGATTTAA